From the genome of Flavobacterium ovatum, one region includes:
- a CDS encoding RagB/SusD family nutrient uptake outer membrane protein has protein sequence MKNIKNRLIILLGLALVLNSCQDDFLDQKNPNALPASEFWKTTGDLESGLNAVYHSFKDENCVYMTSENERSDIAYPSYLRPLNGQFEYYEQLFNNTSKLPDNKWSALYQGVFRANQVIEAYDRLKGTFANADSELVALRIYAEARALRGWYYFMLHNSFNKGSVVLFDFVPKDKTQYQKPLSSSDAVLKFYRDDLEIAKEKLLEVPLADNAPAGRFSAGACEALLGKSYLYEGNFTKAATYFKSVIDNYGYELMPNIGSNFTTQDEFNKESILEVNYTATLKADQTNNDQLLSSQLGQQIGAGGWNGSFPATWVIMKYKKDPVDMLDPKNTGLTDVYGVIKNRRYSERASYSIALADDTNPDFGYYGANTTAELAKFDKQHISYWRKYTNWDIQTKDETNTASGIRGRSGVNVRLIRLADVFLMYAECMIESSNLGEATKYINKVRKRSHVVLLGSATNPANSEFNDGKTSFDEIVYTKTTLTEHLRHTERPLELAFEGGDNRLLDLRRWGITKQRFQYLSTLRYDNYNLKANTNGTHPIRFRCVVYDTGDIPDANAVNQRIAEPELNEFVLAAANYDAERHGYLPIPLSEINANSSLYK, from the coding sequence ATGAAAAATATAAAAAATAGATTAATTATTTTACTTGGGTTGGCACTAGTGCTTAACTCTTGTCAAGATGATTTTTTAGATCAAAAAAATCCCAATGCACTTCCTGCAAGTGAATTTTGGAAAACTACAGGTGACCTAGAAAGTGGACTAAATGCTGTTTATCATTCCTTTAAAGATGAGAATTGTGTTTATATGACCAGTGAAAACGAAAGAAGTGATATTGCATATCCTAGTTATTTGAGACCATTAAATGGACAATTTGAATACTACGAGCAGCTTTTTAATAATACAAGTAAGTTGCCAGACAACAAATGGTCTGCGCTGTATCAAGGAGTTTTTAGAGCAAATCAAGTAATCGAAGCTTATGATAGATTAAAAGGTACGTTTGCTAATGCAGATAGTGAATTAGTAGCGTTAAGAATTTATGCAGAAGCAAGAGCATTAAGAGGATGGTATTATTTTATGCTACACAATTCATTCAACAAAGGATCTGTTGTCCTTTTTGATTTTGTGCCAAAAGACAAAACACAGTATCAAAAACCATTATCTTCTTCTGATGCAGTTCTAAAATTCTATAGAGATGACTTAGAAATCGCTAAAGAAAAATTGTTGGAAGTTCCTTTAGCAGATAATGCTCCTGCAGGAAGATTTTCAGCTGGTGCTTGTGAAGCTCTATTGGGTAAAAGTTACTTATATGAGGGCAATTTTACAAAAGCGGCAACTTATTTTAAAAGTGTTATTGATAATTATGGGTATGAATTGATGCCAAACATTGGAAGTAATTTTACTACCCAAGATGAATTCAATAAAGAATCAATTTTGGAAGTGAATTACACGGCTACTTTAAAAGCAGATCAAACTAATAATGATCAATTGCTTTCTAGTCAATTAGGACAACAAATTGGTGCTGGAGGATGGAATGGGTCGTTTCCAGCTACCTGGGTAATTATGAAGTATAAAAAAGACCCTGTTGATATGTTGGATCCAAAAAATACTGGACTTACAGATGTTTATGGTGTTATCAAAAATAGAAGGTATAGCGAAAGAGCTTCCTATTCTATTGCTCTAGCAGATGATACTAATCCCGATTTTGGTTATTATGGGGCTAATACAACTGCAGAATTAGCTAAATTTGATAAACAACACATATCGTATTGGAGAAAATATACCAACTGGGATATTCAAACCAAAGATGAAACAAACACTGCTTCAGGAATTAGAGGTAGATCAGGAGTTAATGTACGATTGATTCGTTTGGCCGATGTATTCTTAATGTATGCAGAATGTATGATTGAATCTAGTAATCTTGGTGAAGCAACAAAATATATTAATAAGGTTAGAAAACGTTCGCATGTAGTTTTATTAGGTAGCGCAACAAACCCTGCTAATTCTGAGTTTAATGATGGTAAAACTTCTTTTGACGAAATAGTTTATACGAAGACTACACTTACTGAGCACTTAAGACATACTGAGAGACCACTAGAACTAGCTTTTGAAGGTGGAGACAATAGATTACTGGATTTAAGACGATGGGGAATAACAAAACAACGTTTTCAATATCTTTCTACTTTGAGATATGATAACTATAATTTAAAAGCTAATACTAATGGTACACACCCTATCCGTTTTAGATGTGTAGTTTATGACACGGGTGATATTCCAGATGCCAATGCAGTAAATCAAAGAATTGCTGAGCCAGAATTAAATGAATTCGTACTAGCGGCTGCAAATTATGATGCCGAAAGACATGGATATTTACCTATCCCACTTTCTGAAATCAATGCCAATTCAAGTCTTTATAAATAA
- a CDS encoding TonB-dependent receptor gives MKFNLLMNWKLKSKTITMLLLFCFGVVQAQKVQLVTGKVTGDGGPLPGVSVIIKGPNGKSAITDFDGNYKIQAKETDILSFSYIGFVTQNAKLNSRTTVNIDLKTTINELDDIVIVGYGTQKKKEVTGAVTKITAEDLVRQTTSDLGNALQGQVAGLNVVSSGGNPGSNSNIVIRGFSSVLEGQNKPLFVVDGIPFDSDPGLSNSEIESVEVLKDVSSASIYGVRAAGGVILITTKQGKKGTMAIRVNSEYGIQKITSKNHFLSPEQESYVQLIQNEAANPANIFGSIANNIERNKSQLSNNTNMSETILQNNAPIQNHSVNVSGGKEDLTYSLNSSLFKQDGVLINSGFTRFNIRSNTAFTKGKWKINTGVSFRRDEQQVGNNGLNLQILRYHAYQQSLEPGVELIAGVDDGVEGERLASVARNLKIQDNKNGNSSIGNIQAEYKLTKNLSFTARGGATFNDFKRIRIIPKLDVYRSNGELVPENPISSNTTTSDTYSKLTGEFITNYKKAFGQHNLSVVLVASSEITEFSSFYATKQQNANPLITTLDNYIGSAIVGSSNNDYTATLVGFLGRVQYNYKGKYLFSSSLRRDASSQFASDSRVGYFPSVSVGWNVSDEDFWKKYKDIVNNFKFRASYGATGNDRFSKYTYQSTVSPTQDYFFGTGNSQSIAYGTTQLEYANKEVGWETSKEFNFGYDMSFFKNKLTLTTDIYQSKKENLLFGIVLPPSAGVSGSNRDVVFNIGSMKNVGIEHALNYKFNAKKMKINVGLTYTKNQNTVTHTPPENPFINLDNSYISNRSNNNDLVTVITPGYEAGAYFLLDSYGVIKNQAELDEYKALVPNANVKLGDLRYVDQPTIDTDNDGVADKGDGYITEADRRYFGSALPDFEMGFNLSLDYRNFDLSMQWYGVSGSKVMNGTKAYAYQSLTHQDILYAWSPQNTNTEVPANRGVNTNSYRGNSDYYLEDGSYIRLKNLTFGYSIPKKTLSQTAFSKVRFYVTAQNPLTLTRYTGYDPEVGNNGLSTRGLDRGNYPTVSQFNGGLQLQF, from the coding sequence ATGAAATTCAATTTACTAATGAATTGGAAACTCAAATCTAAAACAATAACAATGTTGTTATTATTTTGTTTTGGAGTTGTCCAAGCACAGAAAGTCCAATTGGTAACAGGAAAGGTAACCGGCGACGGAGGTCCTTTACCTGGGGTGAGTGTAATTATCAAGGGACCTAATGGTAAAAGTGCTATTACAGACTTTGACGGAAATTACAAAATCCAAGCAAAAGAGACTGATATATTAAGCTTTAGTTATATCGGTTTTGTTACTCAAAATGCTAAATTAAATAGCAGAACTACAGTAAATATTGATTTAAAAACAACTATTAACGAACTTGATGATATTGTTATTGTAGGTTACGGTACACAAAAGAAAAAAGAAGTTACTGGAGCTGTTACAAAGATTACTGCAGAAGATCTTGTTAGACAAACTACCTCTGATTTGGGTAATGCTTTACAAGGACAGGTTGCTGGATTGAATGTTGTATCGAGTGGAGGTAATCCGGGGTCGAATTCAAACATTGTTATTCGTGGTTTTAGTTCGGTATTAGAAGGACAAAACAAGCCTTTATTTGTTGTTGATGGTATTCCATTTGACAGTGATCCTGGTTTGAGTAATAGCGAAATCGAATCTGTAGAAGTGTTAAAAGACGTTTCTTCTGCTTCTATTTATGGTGTTCGTGCTGCGGGTGGAGTTATCTTAATTACGACTAAACAAGGTAAAAAAGGCACCATGGCTATTCGTGTGAATAGTGAGTATGGAATCCAAAAGATTACTTCAAAGAACCACTTTCTTTCGCCAGAACAAGAATCATATGTACAATTGATTCAAAATGAAGCAGCAAATCCTGCAAATATATTTGGAAGTATTGCTAATAATATTGAAAGAAATAAGTCGCAGTTGTCTAACAACACCAATATGTCTGAAACAATTTTACAAAATAATGCTCCTATTCAGAATCATAGCGTAAACGTTTCTGGGGGTAAAGAAGATTTGACATACAGTCTTAACTCTAGTTTGTTCAAGCAAGATGGAGTTTTAATTAATTCAGGATTTACTCGTTTTAATATTCGTTCTAATACTGCTTTTACTAAAGGAAAATGGAAAATTAATACTGGAGTAAGTTTTAGAAGAGACGAGCAGCAAGTAGGAAACAATGGTCTTAATTTACAAATATTAAGATACCATGCCTACCAACAATCATTGGAGCCTGGAGTTGAACTAATCGCAGGTGTTGATGATGGAGTTGAAGGAGAAAGACTAGCGTCTGTAGCTAGAAACCTTAAAATTCAGGATAATAAAAACGGAAACAGTAGTATTGGAAACATCCAAGCCGAATATAAGTTAACAAAAAATTTAAGTTTTACCGCTCGTGGAGGTGCTACTTTTAATGATTTTAAAAGAATTAGAATTATTCCAAAATTGGATGTTTATAGAAGTAATGGAGAATTAGTTCCTGAAAATCCAATTTCTTCAAACACAACTACTAGTGATACTTATTCTAAGTTAACAGGAGAATTTATTACCAATTATAAAAAAGCTTTTGGACAACATAACTTAAGTGTTGTATTAGTAGCATCTTCTGAGATAACAGAGTTTTCTAGTTTTTATGCAACTAAACAACAAAATGCAAATCCGCTAATTACTACTTTAGATAATTATATTGGTAGTGCAATTGTAGGTTCAAGCAATAATGATTACACTGCTACACTTGTTGGTTTCTTGGGTAGAGTACAGTATAACTACAAAGGGAAGTACTTGTTTAGCTCAAGTTTGCGTAGAGATGCTTCGTCACAATTTGCATCTGATAGTAGAGTTGGTTATTTTCCATCGGTTTCTGTGGGATGGAATGTGTCTGACGAAGATTTTTGGAAAAAGTATAAAGATATAGTCAATAATTTCAAATTTAGAGCAAGTTATGGTGCGACAGGAAACGATCGTTTTTCTAAATATACGTATCAATCAACTGTTTCTCCAACTCAAGATTACTTCTTCGGTACTGGAAACAGTCAATCAATTGCTTATGGTACCACTCAGTTAGAGTATGCAAATAAAGAAGTGGGTTGGGAAACTTCAAAAGAATTTAATTTTGGTTATGATATGAGTTTCTTCAAAAACAAACTTACCTTAACTACAGATATTTATCAAAGTAAGAAAGAAAATCTATTATTTGGTATTGTATTACCTCCTTCTGCAGGTGTATCTGGATCGAACAGAGATGTTGTATTCAATATTGGTAGTATGAAAAATGTCGGAATAGAGCATGCGCTTAATTATAAGTTCAATGCCAAAAAAATGAAAATTAATGTAGGACTTACGTATACTAAAAACCAAAATACAGTTACACACACACCTCCAGAAAATCCATTTATTAATCTTGATAATAGCTACATCAGTAATAGATCCAACAATAATGATTTGGTAACAGTTATTACACCGGGTTATGAAGCAGGTGCTTATTTCTTATTAGATTCTTACGGAGTAATTAAAAATCAAGCAGAGTTAGATGAGTATAAGGCACTAGTTCCTAATGCAAATGTTAAGCTAGGTGATTTAAGATATGTTGATCAACCAACTATTGATACTGACAATGATGGTGTTGCTGATAAAGGAGATGGATATATCACCGAAGCAGATAGACGCTATTTTGGTAGTGCCTTACCTGATTTTGAGATGGGTTTCAATCTTTCATTAGATTACAGAAATTTTGATTTATCTATGCAATGGTATGGTGTTTCGGGTTCAAAAGTAATGAATGGTACAAAAGCTTATGCTTATCAATCATTAACACATCAAGATATACTTTATGCTTGGAGTCCTCAAAATACCAATACAGAGGTTCCTGCTAATAGAGGTGTAAATACAAATAGTTATAGAGGAAACTCTGATTACTACTTAGAAGATGGATCTTATATTAGATTGAAAAATTTAACTTTTGGATATTCAATTCCTAAAAAGACATTAAGTCAAACCGCTTTTAGTAAGGTGCGTTTTTATGTAACAGCACAAAATCCATTAACTTTAACTAGATATACTGGTTATGATCCTGAAGTTGGTAATAATGGTTTAAGTACAAGAGGTTTAGATAGAGGTAATTACCCAACGGTATCACAATTTAACGGTGGACTTCAGCTTCAATTTTAA
- a CDS encoding L-rhamnose mutarotase gives MSTKRYCFSCDLKDDSKLIAEYKEYHAAGKAWPEITKSIKDAGIVDMQIYLTGNRMFMIMEVDETFDPVQKSKMDAENPKVQEWEKLMWNYQQELPWAKDGEKWITLEKVFQLV, from the coding sequence ATGAGTACAAAAAGATATTGTTTTTCATGTGATTTAAAAGATGATTCCAAATTAATCGCTGAATACAAAGAATACCATGCCGCAGGTAAGGCTTGGCCAGAAATCACAAAAAGTATCAAAGATGCTGGTATTGTTGATATGCAAATTTACTTAACAGGTAATAGAATGTTTATGATTATGGAAGTCGATGAAACTTTCGACCCAGTTCAAAAATCAAAAATGGATGCCGAAAACCCAAAAGTGCAAGAATGGGAAAAACTAATGTGGAATTACCAACAAGAATTGCCTTGGGCTAAAGATGGTGAAAAATGGATTACCTTAGAAAAAGTTTTTCAATTGGTATAA
- the fucP gene encoding L-fucose:H+ symporter permease, giving the protein MNTTVNKPVVRKELLFPFIIITSLFALWGIANDLTNPMVSAFKKVMPELSNMQASLVQFAFYFGYFFMAMPAALFIRKYSYKSGIIVGLLLYATGAFLFYPAAAYQDFTYFLLSLWIITCGLAFLETTSNPLILFLGDPETSTQRLNLAQAFNPIGSLSGMIMAQVFVMNALKSDDYTTEAYNALSSTEVASIRENDLGIISIPYIGLGVLVLVILAIIIFTKIPKTPQEDKMSLSESFSKLFANKNYKLGVVAQAFYVGAQIMCWTYIFQYVDNINQTFGLELTATYYNVTAMILFLTGRWVGTALMKKINPSKILMLFGIGGVLCCAGAIVLQGIPGLISLICISIFMSIMFPTIYGIALKNMGEEAKIGSAGLVMAIVGGALMPVLQGGILDWGGPGFSDVKILGFIPEVNFSFLLPLICLSVVTLYGYSTYKLSKN; this is encoded by the coding sequence ATGAATACAACCGTGAATAAACCAGTAGTCCGCAAAGAACTACTTTTTCCCTTTATCATTATTACTTCCTTATTTGCATTGTGGGGAATTGCAAATGATTTAACTAATCCGATGGTTTCTGCTTTCAAAAAAGTAATGCCGGAGTTGTCAAACATGCAAGCTTCTTTGGTGCAGTTCGCTTTCTATTTCGGATATTTTTTCATGGCTATGCCAGCGGCCCTTTTTATTCGAAAATACAGTTATAAATCAGGAATCATTGTAGGTTTACTTTTATATGCTACAGGTGCTTTTTTGTTCTATCCCGCAGCAGCTTATCAAGACTTTACCTATTTCCTACTTTCATTATGGATTATTACTTGTGGTTTAGCTTTTTTGGAAACTACTTCAAATCCTTTGATTTTATTTTTAGGTGACCCTGAAACATCTACACAGCGTTTGAATTTAGCACAAGCTTTTAACCCAATAGGATCTTTAAGTGGAATGATTATGGCGCAAGTATTTGTAATGAATGCTTTGAAATCTGATGATTATACAACCGAAGCATACAATGCTTTGTCTTCAACTGAAGTAGCTTCCATTCGTGAAAATGATTTAGGAATCATCAGTATTCCATATATTGGTCTAGGAGTTTTAGTACTAGTGATATTAGCGATAATCATTTTTACAAAAATCCCAAAAACACCTCAAGAAGATAAAATGTCATTGTCAGAATCGTTTTCGAAACTGTTTGCTAATAAAAATTATAAATTAGGTGTAGTTGCACAAGCATTTTATGTGGGTGCTCAAATTATGTGTTGGACTTATATTTTTCAATATGTTGATAATATCAATCAAACATTTGGATTAGAATTGACAGCTACTTATTATAATGTAACTGCGATGATATTGTTCCTAACAGGAAGATGGGTAGGTACAGCTTTAATGAAAAAAATAAATCCATCCAAAATACTAATGCTTTTTGGTATTGGAGGAGTGCTTTGTTGTGCAGGTGCGATTGTTTTACAAGGAATTCCTGGATTGATTTCTTTAATTTGTATCTCTATTTTTATGTCAATTATGTTTCCTACAATTTACGGAATTGCATTGAAAAATATGGGAGAAGAAGCTAAAATTGGATCTGCAGGATTAGTTATGGCAATTGTAGGTGGTGCATTAATGCCCGTTTTACAAGGAGGAATATTAGACTGGGGAGGTCCTGGTTTTTCGGATGTAAAAATTTTAGGATTTATTCCTGAGGTTAATTTTTCATTCTTATTACCCTTAATCTGTTTATCTGTTGTGACTTTATACGGTTATTCAACGTACAAACTTTCAAAAAACTAA
- a CDS encoding aldo/keto reductase, translating into MKIKPTYIKGDYTKSDFFNNQSRLVCGCSGLGGVWRPIEESDAVGTLMYALENGVRVFDTAPSYNRSQEFLGKTLQLWTGEKPFISTKVGRLKADRADDCIVDYSPETMRKSVYESLDVLGIDTIDLLFIHEPHLVPVERMDEIMDCLNGLKKEGIVKMLGIGGNPTEPFYPHMIKKNFDVLSGFLKMDACNLSGFERDIPQIQKENIAYYAASALHMGLLGRRLEEYNTDRPNNEWVTNLDVDTALKINEIAIKNNIPLSRLALRYVFSIEEADRVVVGPSKKEQMVDLLNAWEEGKLEESIFDEITETIIAAKLASTNLKK; encoded by the coding sequence ATGAAAATAAAACCGACTTATATAAAAGGGGATTATACAAAAAGTGATTTTTTTAATAATCAAAGCCGTCTCGTTTGTGGGTGTTCCGGTTTAGGAGGAGTGTGGAGACCTATTGAGGAATCAGACGCAGTTGGCACGCTAATGTATGCTTTAGAAAATGGAGTTCGTGTTTTTGACACAGCCCCGTCCTACAACAGATCTCAAGAGTTTTTAGGGAAAACATTGCAATTATGGACTGGCGAAAAACCATTCATTAGTACAAAAGTCGGACGCTTAAAAGCAGATCGAGCAGATGATTGTATCGTTGATTATTCTCCAGAAACCATGAGAAAAAGTGTTTATGAAAGTTTAGATGTACTTGGTATAGATACTATAGATTTATTGTTTATACACGAGCCACATTTGGTACCTGTAGAAAGAATGGATGAAATTATGGATTGCTTGAACGGTTTGAAAAAAGAAGGTATTGTCAAAATGTTAGGAATTGGGGGAAATCCAACTGAGCCTTTTTATCCTCATATGATTAAAAAAAACTTTGATGTGCTTTCGGGATTTCTAAAAATGGATGCTTGCAACTTGTCAGGTTTTGAGAGAGATATTCCTCAAATTCAAAAGGAGAATATTGCTTATTATGCGGCTTCAGCATTACACATGGGATTGTTAGGACGACGATTGGAAGAATATAATACCGATAGACCAAATAATGAATGGGTAACCAATTTAGACGTAGATACAGCCCTTAAAATTAACGAGATAGCTATTAAAAATAACATCCCATTGTCTCGATTAGCATTAAGATACGTCTTCTCTATCGAAGAGGCAGACCGAGTAGTGGTGGGACCAAGTAAAAAAGAACAAATGGTTGATTTACTTAATGCTTGGGAAGAAGGTAAATTAGAGGAATCTATATTTGATGAAATTACCGAAACCATCATTGCTGCTAAATTAGCCTCAACGAATTTAAAAAAATAA
- a CDS encoding amidohydrolase family protein has translation MIIDAHQHFWQYESKKHEWIDDQMAVIRKDFLPEDLQKVFSENKIDGCVAVQADQTLEETDFLLQLSNENHFIKGVVGWVDLRANNIEEVLQVYSSYPKLKGFRHVVQGEEDHNFLLRPNFLRGIAALENYGFTYDILILPHQLGAALELVQKFPNQKFVIDHIAKPYIKDGFYEGWANLMLAIGKHENVYCKLSGMTTEADYQSWTPEQIKPYIDLVLQAFGPERLLFGSDWPVCLVAGNYTKTKELVTQFIAHLTPEQQNAIMGKNAINFYNL, from the coding sequence ATGATAATAGATGCACATCAACATTTTTGGCAATATGAGTCTAAAAAACACGAATGGATTGACGACCAAATGGCTGTCATTCGCAAGGATTTTTTGCCCGAAGATTTACAAAAAGTTTTTTCAGAAAATAAAATCGATGGTTGTGTTGCAGTTCAAGCTGATCAAACGCTAGAAGAAACTGATTTTTTATTGCAACTCTCTAATGAGAATCACTTTATAAAAGGAGTTGTAGGTTGGGTAGATTTAAGAGCTAATAACATTGAAGAAGTACTTCAGGTTTATAGTTCGTATCCAAAACTAAAAGGTTTTAGACACGTTGTTCAAGGAGAAGAAGATCATAATTTTCTACTAAGGCCAAATTTTTTAAGAGGTATTGCTGCCTTAGAGAATTATGGTTTTACCTATGATATTTTGATTTTACCACATCAGTTAGGAGCAGCTTTAGAATTAGTACAAAAGTTTCCAAACCAAAAATTTGTCATCGATCATATCGCAAAACCCTATATCAAAGATGGGTTTTATGAAGGTTGGGCAAATTTAATGTTGGCTATTGGAAAACACGAAAATGTGTATTGCAAACTATCTGGAATGACTACTGAAGCCGACTATCAATCTTGGACACCGGAGCAAATCAAACCATATATAGATTTGGTTTTACAAGCTTTTGGGCCAGAGCGATTATTATTTGGGTCTGATTGGCCAGTATGTTTAGTGGCTGGAAATTATACAAAAACAAAAGAATTAGTAACACAATTTATAGCTCATTTGACACCAGAACAGCAAAATGCTATTATGGGAAAAAATGCGATTAATTTTTATAACCTTTAA
- a CDS encoding tagaturonate reductase: MQPLNRKTANNSYTAPERIMQFGGGNFLRAFSDWMFDVLNKETEFKGSVVIIKPTQRGDYEELKQQDGLFHVALDGIRKGVLISTVTLVESVSRVIQPYTEWDEYLKLAENPDLRFIISNTTESGIRFSETDQLNDNPPHEFPAKVTVWLHHRFNHFKGEPSKGCILMPCELIENNGEALKKAILQYAHHFNLSNDFIQWIEDSNYFCNTLVDRIVSGYPTDRADEILEKIGYNDPLLVAGEDYHSFVIQGPEIIQEELPFAKTNLNVQFVDDISAYREMKVRILNGAHTSLVPVGYLLGVRTVKESMDNPVILQFVKEVLSEEITKTLQNFPDDELQNFVNAVLDRFKNPTLKHFLISISLNSTSKFMARLYPALKEYTENEGQLPKRIAFSLSCLIRFYKGEYNNEIIPINDATETLDFFKIIWSQKDADSIGYTELVQKILGNESIWGVNLNTIPNLSATVAKNLEEIENNGIESCIKNVLS; encoded by the coding sequence ATGCAACCATTAAATAGAAAAACAGCAAACAACAGCTATACTGCACCAGAAAGAATCATGCAATTTGGCGGTGGGAATTTCCTTCGTGCCTTTAGCGACTGGATGTTTGATGTATTAAATAAAGAAACGGAGTTCAAAGGAAGTGTCGTAATAATAAAACCTACACAAAGAGGTGATTATGAGGAACTAAAACAACAAGATGGTTTATTTCATGTTGCCTTGGATGGTATCCGAAAAGGAGTTTTAATATCAACTGTTACCCTTGTAGAAAGCGTGAGTCGTGTGATTCAGCCCTACACAGAATGGGATGAATACTTGAAACTAGCTGAAAATCCAGATTTGAGGTTCATCATTTCAAATACAACCGAATCGGGTATTCGTTTTTCAGAAACTGACCAATTAAACGATAATCCTCCACACGAATTTCCTGCAAAGGTGACCGTTTGGTTGCACCACCGTTTTAATCATTTTAAGGGTGAACCTTCCAAAGGTTGTATTTTGATGCCTTGTGAATTAATTGAAAATAATGGTGAAGCTTTAAAAAAAGCCATCCTTCAATATGCGCATCATTTTAATTTATCAAATGATTTTATTCAATGGATTGAAGATTCTAATTATTTCTGTAATACATTGGTCGATCGCATCGTGTCTGGTTACCCAACAGACCGTGCCGATGAGATTTTAGAGAAAATTGGTTATAATGATCCTTTACTAGTTGCTGGTGAAGATTACCACAGTTTTGTAATTCAAGGACCTGAAATTATTCAGGAAGAATTGCCTTTTGCTAAAACCAATTTGAACGTACAATTTGTAGATGATATAAGTGCTTATCGCGAAATGAAAGTGCGGATTCTCAACGGAGCACATACTTCGTTAGTTCCAGTTGGATATCTTTTAGGTGTAAGAACAGTAAAAGAATCGATGGATAATCCAGTTATTTTACAATTTGTAAAGGAAGTTTTATCAGAAGAAATCACCAAAACATTACAAAATTTCCCAGATGATGAACTGCAAAATTTCGTCAATGCAGTGTTAGATCGTTTCAAGAACCCAACATTAAAGCATTTCTTGATTAGTATATCCTTAAATAGCACTTCCAAATTTATGGCGAGATTGTATCCTGCCTTAAAAGAATACACGGAGAATGAAGGGCAATTACCTAAAAGAATTGCTTTTTCACTTTCTTGTTTAATTCGTTTTTACAAAGGAGAATACAACAACGAAATCATTCCTATCAATGATGCTACAGAGACACTAGACTTCTTCAAAATAATTTGGAGTCAAAAAGATGCTGATTCGATTGGTTACACTGAATTGGTACAAAAAATATTAGGTAATGAATCCATTTGGGGGGTGAACCTAAATACTATACCAAATCTAAGCGCTACTGTAGCAAAAAACTTGGAAGAAATTGAAAATAATGGTATTGAGTCTTGTATCAAAAATGTATTGTCATGA